The window aattaaacaACGTCTACTTTTCTTTTTAACACTGGAtatattatgctattacaaactCGGAGAAATATTACAGACGATTCCACAGCCTACAATTCTACCCGCCTTATGAAGATTCACGTCTGACTGCATTACCTGAGCCGCCCTATCGGATCCACCCTTGACGATACTCTTTGCGCTATGCTGCAAATTTCTTGTAAGCCGCTTCTCCATTAATTCGCATAATTCCGCTTTCTCCGGGAATCGAAATCCAGACCTATtggtgtagaagcattaatgaaccCTTAGTCAAACCACTGAACAAGGGGCTTCCACAAACAACGTctattagtttttgttttttgtttcaaatatatgaaaaagttGAAGTCAGACTTCTAATTGGGTGGTAATTGGATTCGAACTTCCTTTCAATGCCCTTTTTGTTAAATGGTTTTGATTCAACCATctaagaaattttattaataacaaTATTCGAAGAATTACCGACAAAAAGTTAACGCTATTGTCATTTCTGCTGCATGAATCTTTTATGTATactcttttttactttttcaccTAAAACTCAGATTCTGTAATAAGTAGTTACAAGAAAACAACAAGCTTTATGTCCACTAAATCTGCGTACCTACGTTAATATTTTTCCCTTAGTATATACTGACATATACATGACATTAGACGTCAAAAGAAATATGAACTAATTACGTCACAACCTACACATGATCAATTTCGATTTAAAcataaatcaaaaatttaataaattatttaatagcaTAAAGACACTTTAATGCATTCTAATTTTCCACatctttatttaaataataatttcccCCTTATTAGGGGCTGTATCCTCGAGTGATCCCACCACCATTATAAAATGATCTCATCGCCTGCTATGCTAAGTTGTAACCACTTCACTTGTAATCATTCAACTTCTCTACTCTACTAGAgcaaaaacaaactaaaaagaTATCGTTATCATCATCAATGGCGGAGAAAAATGTAAATCTTTCAATTAATGGACAATCAAAAGTGCCTCCAGGTTTCAGATTCCATCCAACAGAAGAAGAACTTCTCCATTACTATCTCCGCAAGAAAGTTCACTCTCAAAAGATCGATCTTGATGTCATTCGTGAAGTAGATCTCAACAAGCTTGAGCCTTGGGATATTCAAGGTTCTTCTAACACATAAAACCTTTATATCAAaacctcttttcttttttgaaccATTTTGGTTAGCAAATGCAGAGGAATGTAGAATCGGGTTGACGCCACAGAACGATTGGTACTTCTTCAGTCATAAGGACAAGAAATATCCAACCGGGACTAGAACAAACCGGGCAACAGTCGCTGGATTCTGGAAAGCTACTGGACGTGATAAGATCATCTATAGTTGTGTCCGGAGAATTGGATTGAGAAAGACCCTCGTGTTCTATAAAGGAAGAGCTCCTCATGGTGAAAAATCTGATTGGATCATGCATGAGTATCGCCTCGACGATACTCCAACAAGTAATGTAAGTGTAGCTATCATCAATAATCATTGTAGGTTGTAAGAGGCAGATCAAGTCTAGAATTAGCTAGTACGCACTATAGATTCGTTTCACTaagacaaaaatattaaaaataatatttcatagAAGTTCCTAGATTAATAGGGGTTCTAGGCGATTTAACAGAAATTATCCGCAAAGGATATAATTAGAAAACCTTTTATAGAATTTTTGTATGATTGCTTACTTTAATATTGtttcaaatttcattttaatttttaattacttCCTAACATTGAATTAaatcacacacatatatatattgttagaattaaaaacaaaaactgtcCTTTGAGTTTCTACAATGGAATGGTCCCCAAAAGTTTTTTGCTTGAGTTTATTCATCTCATGTACAAGTATATATAACAGTGAGTTTGTTACAACAGAATTATCGATCTCCTATATTAAAGTGATTACAAAACTGATTGAGAATATTCAGGGCATATTCTTTCAATTAGGACATttgatgtttttaattaaatatacttATAGGCACGACATAGTCCTATGTCGTTGTTTCGCTATGTATTTTGCACCCAACAACTTCAACTAGTCGCATTTACGACGTCAAAGTCTTCATAATCTTCTAATGCATTTTTAATTGATCGGTCTGTTCCATTAGCAGGGCTGTTCTGATGTTGTAACTGAAGACCCAATGAGTTACAACGAAGACGGTTGGGTGGTATGTCGAGTGTTCAGGAAGAAAAATTATCAAAAGATCGACGATTCTCCTAAAATCACTCTATTTTCTTCACCTGATGACACTGACGAAAACAGAAGGCCCACCACCTTTCACAACACTCTAAACGCAACCGTTTTGGACCACGTTCTTCTATGCATGGACCGTTCCGGTCCCAATATTTTCATGCCCGAGATCCAAACCAAAAATCAACATCAAGACGATCTTTTATTCATGCAACTCCCAAGTCTTGAGACACCCAAATCTGAAAATCTTGTCGGCCAATGTTTAACGACCACTAACCAACTCGATTCCTCTCTTTGGTTGAAGAGAAGATAACCGGCAGACCGGGTTGCAGTAATTGGGCTAGTCTTGACCGGTTAGTGGCGTGGCAATTGAACAATGGTCATCATACGTGTGATCGTACGAGTtttgacgaagaagaagatggtgatgCCATGATGCAGCGATGGGATCTTCACTGGAATAATGATGATAATGTCGATATCTGGAGTAGCTTCGCAGAATCTTCTTCGTCTCCTTCGTCTTTAGACCCTCTTCTTCATTTATCTGTATGATTGTATATACACATAAACATACACACACAAgataatttctaaaatatatactgTGGTAcatataataaacaaataaagtTTAATAACATTTGTTTAAggcaaaactataaatattatattagcaTAAAGTTTACAAAATTGAATAATAAATGACGAAGAATCTTGATAAAGTATCATTGTCGTTTTTCGGCGATAGACATGTATAAATAAATGACGTGATATTGGTTTGACTTGGATACATTAAGAGTGTGATTGGTAATTTTGGAGTAAATGGAAGGAAAATAAAAAGGTGAAATATAGTGGGAAAGttaaaatgagagagagaggaaagtgGATTAAATGGGtgaaacataaattaaattaagtTTCACTTATGTGTAGAGTAGTGTAACATTTTATTCCATTTCAATAGTAATggagtaaataaaaaaaaatatgtcttTCACCTGATTGGTGATTTATGAGAGTAACTGGGAGTAACTAAGTTTTCCACTCAAATATTTACTCTAAAAGTACCTTTCAGTCAGACACTAAGTGTACCAAAACATCACAATGTAATAAGATTCTCGCTTCGCTATAATTAATTCAACTTTGGCACGACTGtgttatctttttgttttcgTTGGAGATTCTCCATGTCTTATTCCTCGTGCAAATACGACAATCTACTTTACCACTTATCTAACTACGTAAACGATTGccctttcttaaaaaaaaaaaactacgtaAACGAAAGTTACGAAACTATTGTAATTGCAAGATTATTCAAAAATGACCTTCTCGCTAAAGGTTGATTTTAATTAGGAAAAAGttgaaaatatagaaaaaaattcaatagCATTGTCCTAATGAGATAAAACCATTTTGATTCCATTTTTGCTTTAGTTGCCCTttatgttgaaaaaaaaataaaaccgtTGAAAACATACTTATATCCGTTTTTTTAACGTCTGGAAATAGGCTTAAACCAATACAAAGCACCAGAATTTAGACATTATACATGTCTGACAAGGATAAAAAGAGTATTGCATATATGAAAGACTAACATCTTAAGGGAAAGATTGGTTAGTTAACTTCATGCGTTTCTCGCTGTAATCTATTGTGCAGCCAAGCAGGACCACCTAGAGCTAGGTAAGATTGCAAAAGACCATTCCGTACTATGCTCTTGGCAATGTCTCTGGCTATTTGATTTGTCTctattttttctcctttaaaGACCACCAAATGAAACTGATCTCTTAGGCAAAAGATCTGTTGAAGCCAGGGGCGTCCCTCGGCACAGCGAGATGAAGCACCGGCCTTGGGCCCCCAAATTTTCTGGGCCCCcatttaaaaaattttttttcttatatatgtttttaagttttatggTACAAAAGAATATTGCCAATAAAGTTAGAAATGTGTCCTAACAAAAATATCATCATTTCAATGGGATctaataggaaaaaaaaatagttttgactgaatttcttctcattttcaaagtttttatgTTTCTGTATGGGCCCCCatattttttttgcttgtgGCCCCAGTTAGTACAGGACCGCCCCTGGTTGAAGCAAACCTCTGCACCGTGGCCAATTAGAAGGCGAAGATAGTGCATCAATGGTG is drawn from Brassica rapa cultivar Chiifu-401-42 chromosome A05, CAAS_Brap_v3.01, whole genome shotgun sequence and contains these coding sequences:
- the LOC103874763 gene encoding LOW QUALITY PROTEIN: NAC domain-containing protein 12 (The sequence of the model RefSeq protein was modified relative to this genomic sequence to represent the inferred CDS: deleted 2 bases in 1 codon) produces the protein MAEKNVNLSINGQSKVPPGFRFHPTEEELLHYYLRKKVHSQKIDLDVIREVDLNKLEPWDIQEECRIGLTPQNDWYFFSHKDKKYPTGTRTNRATVAGFWKATGRDKIIYSCVRRIGLRKTLVFYKGRAPHGEKSDWIMHEYRLDDTPTSNGCSDVVTEDPMSYNEDGWVVCRVFRKKNYQKIDDSPKITLFSSPDDTDENRRPTTFHNTLNATVLDHVLLCMDRSGPNIFMPEIQTKNQHQDDLLFMQLPSLETPKSENLVGQCLTTTNQLDLSLVEEKITGRPGCSNWASLDRLVAWQLNNGHHTCDRTSFDEEEDGDAMMQRWDLHWNNDDNVDIWSSFAESSSSPSSLDPLLHLSV